A region from the Achromobacter seleniivolatilans genome encodes:
- the thpR gene encoding RNA 2',3'-cyclic phosphodiesterase translates to MSTVRLFFALWPSPPLAATLAGWAEQARPHCGGRIMRTETLHLTLAFLGPVDTMLADELAAATPEQRLTPGAMDVAHYGVFARQRILWAGPRETPAELQAAHDGMWQWLAGFGLAAPPQPFRPHITLLRNIENTHPPEPAPEPLAWRYDRMVLVASESLTGGSRYRVVAQSRPQA, encoded by the coding sequence ATGTCCACCGTCCGCCTATTCTTCGCCCTGTGGCCGTCACCCCCGCTTGCGGCGACGCTGGCGGGCTGGGCCGAGCAAGCCCGTCCGCACTGCGGTGGACGCATCATGAGGACCGAAACGCTGCACCTGACCCTGGCCTTCCTGGGGCCGGTGGACACCATGCTGGCTGACGAGCTGGCGGCAGCCACACCCGAGCAGCGTCTGACGCCCGGCGCGATGGACGTAGCCCACTACGGCGTGTTTGCCCGTCAACGTATCCTGTGGGCCGGCCCGCGCGAGACACCCGCGGAGCTTCAGGCGGCGCACGATGGGATGTGGCAATGGCTGGCGGGTTTTGGCCTGGCTGCGCCGCCCCAGCCCTTTCGCCCGCACATCACCTTGTTGCGCAACATCGAAAATACGCACCCGCCCGAACCTGCGCCCGAGCCGCTGGCATGGCGATATGACCGCATGGTGCTGGTCGCGTCCGAATCCCTTACCGGCGGCAGCCGCTACCGCGTCGTTGCGCAATCCCGCCCCCAGGCTTGA
- a CDS encoding branched-chain amino acid ABC transporter substrate-binding protein, protein MKLAFTTGLLCLAGIAASAQAAPVKIGLIETLSGPQASTGLMFRAAVKYELDRINAAGGWNGQPLELVEFDNQGGPVGASDRFRAAAAEGVQILVQGSSSAISGQLTEDVRKHNLRNPGREVVFLNVGGEALELTGQKCHFYHFRFTTNADLRVKSLASVMSADGTLGKRVYAINQNYSWGQDMEGATERFAKQYGYEVVGKTLHEVNKIQDFAPYVARIRSATPDTVITGNWSNDLLLLMKATQAAGLKVRFATVFLDQVGNLANAGEVALGHYIAHPYNIEAAGDEGAKFAEDYKSKTGHYPSYTEPQTVIGVRFLGEALKQVPAKDGKLSVPELAKALEKVTYTSSLGTYTMRAEDHQVQLPMVVSKVSKSAKYKADGTDMGFEPVKVLAAADVSAPVQATCKMQRPE, encoded by the coding sequence ATGAAATTGGCATTCACTACCGGCCTGCTGTGCCTGGCCGGCATCGCCGCATCGGCCCAGGCCGCACCCGTCAAGATCGGTCTGATCGAAACGCTGTCCGGCCCGCAGGCCTCAACCGGCCTGATGTTCCGCGCAGCGGTCAAGTACGAGCTGGACCGCATCAATGCCGCCGGAGGCTGGAATGGCCAGCCCCTGGAACTCGTCGAGTTCGATAACCAGGGTGGCCCGGTGGGCGCGTCCGACCGCTTCCGCGCAGCCGCTGCCGAAGGCGTGCAGATCCTGGTGCAAGGCTCCTCGTCGGCCATTTCCGGTCAATTGACGGAAGACGTTCGCAAACACAATCTGCGCAATCCCGGCCGCGAGGTGGTCTTTCTGAACGTGGGCGGCGAAGCCCTGGAGTTGACCGGCCAGAAATGCCACTTCTATCACTTCCGCTTCACCACCAACGCCGACCTGCGCGTGAAGTCGCTTGCGTCCGTGATGTCGGCGGACGGCACGCTGGGTAAACGCGTCTATGCCATCAACCAGAACTATTCCTGGGGCCAGGACATGGAAGGCGCCACCGAGCGCTTCGCCAAGCAGTATGGCTATGAGGTGGTGGGCAAGACGCTGCATGAAGTCAACAAGATCCAGGACTTTGCGCCCTACGTCGCCCGCATCCGCTCGGCCACCCCCGACACCGTCATCACCGGCAACTGGTCCAACGACCTGCTGCTGTTGATGAAGGCCACCCAGGCAGCCGGCCTGAAGGTGCGTTTTGCCACCGTGTTCCTGGACCAGGTGGGCAACCTGGCCAACGCCGGCGAGGTTGCGCTGGGCCACTACATCGCCCATCCGTACAACATCGAAGCCGCTGGCGACGAAGGCGCCAAGTTCGCCGAAGACTACAAGTCCAAGACCGGCCACTACCCCAGCTACACCGAACCGCAGACCGTGATCGGCGTGCGCTTCCTGGGCGAAGCGCTCAAGCAGGTGCCCGCAAAGGACGGCAAGCTGTCTGTGCCGGAACTGGCGAAAGCGCTGGAAAAGGTCACCTACACGTCGTCGCTGGGCACCTACACGATGCGCGCTGAAGACCATCAGGTGCAATTGCCGATGGTCGTTTCCAAGGTCAGCAAGAGCGCCAAGTACAAGGCCGACGGCACCGACATGGGCTTTGAGCCGGTGAAGGTGTTGGCAGCAGCTGATGTGTCCGCGCCGGTGCAGGCCACTTGCAAGATGCAGCGTCCGGAGTAA
- a CDS encoding FadR/GntR family transcriptional regulator: protein MQPNQEQDSPRSAPKSSLSAALGDALAEQIRQGVLAPGDRLPTEKQLTETYSVSRAVVREALARLKSEGLVTSQQGSGVFVDPNFQRNAFRIAAPTPGDSQDLEHILELMLSIEVTAARYAAQRRTEPDLKKIRQALVGMEYALINDKLGDEEDYQFHQAIVQATHNPHLVALNDYLEANVRRVIRSARNNTARMYAERMAAVQSEHQAIFAAIEGSDPDAAGRAAEQHLRNAADRLRLFQAERPAPV, encoded by the coding sequence ATGCAGCCCAATCAAGAACAGGATTCGCCGCGCTCCGCGCCCAAGAGTTCGCTTTCAGCGGCTCTGGGCGATGCGCTGGCCGAGCAGATACGCCAAGGGGTACTCGCACCCGGCGACCGTCTGCCTACCGAAAAACAGCTGACCGAAACCTATTCCGTCAGCCGCGCCGTCGTACGTGAAGCGCTGGCCCGCCTGAAGTCCGAAGGACTGGTCACGTCGCAGCAAGGCAGCGGCGTGTTTGTGGACCCGAACTTTCAACGCAACGCATTCCGCATCGCCGCGCCGACGCCGGGCGATAGTCAGGACCTGGAACACATCCTGGAGCTGATGCTGTCCATCGAAGTGACCGCCGCGCGTTATGCCGCGCAGCGCCGCACGGAGCCCGATTTGAAAAAAATCCGGCAGGCTTTGGTGGGCATGGAATACGCGCTGATCAACGACAAGCTGGGCGACGAAGAAGACTACCAGTTTCATCAGGCGATCGTGCAGGCCACGCATAACCCGCATCTGGTGGCCTTGAACGACTACCTTGAAGCCAACGTGCGCCGCGTGATCCGCAGCGCGCGCAACAACACGGCCCGCATGTATGCCGAACGCATGGCCGCCGTGCAAAGCGAGCATCAGGCCATCTTCGCCGCCATCGAAGGCTCAGACCCAGACGCGGCGGGGCGCGCCGCGGAGCAGCATCTGCGCAACGCGGCGGACCGGTTGCGCTTGTTCCAGGCGGAACGCCCCGCCCCGGTCTGA
- a CDS encoding NAD(P)H-dependent oxidoreductase → MNLHRLLKQREADHKPLRVALLGAGKFGAMFMSQAPRTPGMRLVAVADLAPDRARAALTRVGWPAAALNAASTNDAYKNGKVYFSDDPFAIISSPDIDIVIDATGQAAAGISHVLTCCEYGKHIIMVNVEADALAGPLLARRAREAGIVYSLAYGDQPALICEMVDWARASGFEVMAAGKGTKYLPEFHTSTPDTVWPYYGFTAEMVAAGDFNAQMFNSFLDGTKSAIEMAAVSNATGLLPSPSGLHFPPCGVDDLARVLRPREDGGILHHRGQVEVISSLERDGRPVFRDLRWGVYVTLAADSDYVRRCFQEYGLVTDPSGNFTAMYKPYHLIGLELGISVASVGLRREPTGAPAGWHGDVVATAKRDLQAGQILDGEGGYTVYGRLMPANHSVEEGYLPLGLSHQVKLKNPVRQSQAIRWRDVEYDDRSTAVQFRREMEQTFA, encoded by the coding sequence ATGAATCTGCACCGTCTGCTCAAGCAGCGAGAAGCCGACCACAAGCCCTTGCGTGTTGCCCTGTTGGGCGCCGGAAAGTTCGGCGCGATGTTCATGAGCCAGGCCCCTCGGACGCCGGGGATGCGATTGGTGGCGGTGGCGGATCTGGCGCCTGACCGCGCCCGCGCCGCACTGACCCGGGTCGGCTGGCCCGCTGCCGCGCTCAATGCCGCCAGCACCAATGACGCGTACAAGAACGGCAAGGTCTATTTCAGCGATGACCCCTTCGCCATCATTTCCAGCCCCGACATCGATATCGTCATCGACGCCACGGGCCAGGCCGCAGCCGGCATCAGCCATGTGCTGACCTGCTGCGAATACGGCAAACACATCATCATGGTCAACGTCGAAGCCGACGCCTTGGCCGGCCCGCTGCTGGCGCGCCGGGCACGCGAAGCGGGCATCGTCTATTCCCTGGCCTACGGCGATCAGCCCGCGCTGATCTGCGAAATGGTGGATTGGGCGCGCGCCAGCGGTTTCGAAGTGATGGCGGCGGGCAAAGGCACCAAATACCTGCCGGAATTTCACACGTCCACGCCTGACACCGTGTGGCCTTATTACGGTTTCACCGCAGAAATGGTGGCCGCGGGCGACTTCAACGCGCAGATGTTCAACAGCTTTCTGGACGGCACCAAAAGCGCGATCGAAATGGCGGCGGTATCCAACGCCACAGGCCTTTTGCCGTCTCCGTCGGGCTTGCACTTTCCGCCCTGCGGCGTGGACGATCTGGCGCGCGTGCTGCGTCCGCGCGAAGACGGCGGCATCCTGCATCATCGCGGCCAGGTGGAAGTGATTTCGTCTTTGGAGCGGGATGGACGGCCGGTGTTTCGCGACTTGCGCTGGGGAGTCTATGTCACGCTGGCTGCCGACAGCGATTATGTACGGCGCTGTTTCCAGGAATACGGGCTGGTCACTGACCCCAGCGGCAATTTCACTGCCATGTATAAGCCCTATCACCTGATAGGGCTGGAACTGGGCATCAGCGTCGCAAGCGTCGGCCTGCGCCGCGAACCGACGGGCGCGCCCGCCGGCTGGCACGGCGATGTCGTGGCCACCGCCAAACGCGACCTGCAAGCGGGGCAGATTCTGGATGGAGAAGGCGGCTACACCGTCTATGGCCGGCTGATGCCCGCCAACCACTCTGTCGAAGAAGGTTATCTGCCGCTGGGCCTGTCGCACCAGGTCAAACTGAAGAACCCGGTGCGGCAATCCCAAGCGATCCGGTGGCGCGACGTGGAGTACGACGACCGGTCCACTGCGGTGCAGTTCCGCCGCGAAATGGAACAGACCTTCGCGTAG
- a CDS encoding 5'-3'-deoxyribonucleotidase: MIILLDQDGVLADFEHAFIDAWRARHPDIAPVAFEDRKSFYIREDYAPELRSMAEAIYTAPGFIRNLPPVPGAVDAVKELLALGMDVRICTSPLSQFENCVAEKYLWVEKHLGREATNRLVLTKDKTLVYGNLLIDDKPLIQGAIKPHWKHILFDAPYNRQVQDRPRITWANWRNVLAGELYTADA, encoded by the coding sequence ATGATCATTCTGCTCGATCAAGACGGCGTGCTGGCGGATTTTGAACACGCCTTCATCGACGCGTGGCGTGCGCGCCATCCGGACATTGCGCCGGTGGCGTTCGAAGACCGCAAATCCTTCTACATCCGCGAGGACTACGCCCCCGAACTACGCAGCATGGCCGAGGCCATCTACACCGCACCCGGCTTCATCCGCAATCTGCCGCCGGTGCCGGGCGCCGTGGATGCGGTCAAGGAACTGCTGGCGCTGGGCATGGACGTGCGTATCTGCACATCGCCCTTGTCGCAGTTTGAAAACTGCGTGGCTGAAAAATACCTGTGGGTTGAAAAACACCTGGGGCGCGAGGCCACCAACCGGCTGGTCCTGACCAAAGACAAAACGCTGGTGTACGGCAATCTCCTGATCGACGACAAGCCGCTGATCCAGGGCGCGATCAAGCCGCATTGGAAGCACATTCTGTTCGACGCGCCGTACAACCGTCAGGTGCAGGACCGGCCCCGCATCACCTGGGCGAATTGGCGCAACGTGCTGGCGGGCGAGCTCTATACGGCAGATGCCTGA
- a CDS encoding cell division ATP-binding protein FtsE → MIEFQHVFKSYGRGRNILADINFRVSAGEFVFVSGPSGAGKSTLLKLIGGLEPASRGSIQVNGQRLDKLPPRARPYLRRAVGVILQDTHLLFDRSAFENVMLPLAVQGHPWDAAASRARAALDKVGLSGKEDMNPIELSGGEQQRLAIARAIVNRPAILIADEPTANLDHDNAQRIMNVFRDFNRVGVTTLIASHDQDLMARYATRTLRIDPGKFADSKGSDTPPDAGPAQAVQSHTGQQRSGSGRAEPGFGHPGESA, encoded by the coding sequence ATGATCGAATTCCAACACGTATTCAAATCATATGGTCGCGGCCGCAATATCCTGGCCGACATCAACTTCCGCGTAAGCGCGGGAGAATTCGTTTTCGTCTCCGGGCCGTCCGGCGCCGGTAAATCCACGCTGCTCAAGCTGATCGGCGGGCTCGAGCCCGCCAGTCGCGGGTCCATCCAGGTCAACGGCCAGCGGCTGGACAAGCTGCCGCCTCGCGCCCGGCCGTATCTGCGCCGCGCGGTCGGCGTCATCTTGCAAGACACCCATTTATTGTTCGATCGAAGCGCATTCGAAAACGTGATGCTGCCGCTTGCCGTCCAGGGACACCCCTGGGATGCGGCGGCGTCCCGGGCACGCGCCGCGTTGGACAAGGTGGGATTGTCTGGCAAAGAAGACATGAACCCGATCGAACTGTCAGGCGGCGAACAGCAGCGTCTGGCGATTGCGCGCGCCATCGTGAACCGGCCCGCCATCCTGATTGCGGACGAACCCACCGCCAACCTTGACCACGACAACGCGCAACGCATCATGAATGTGTTTCGCGACTTCAATCGCGTCGGCGTGACCACGCTGATCGCTTCGCACGACCAGGACCTCATGGCGCGTTACGCCACCCGCACCTTGCGCATCGATCCAGGCAAGTTTGCCGATTCCAAGGGCAGCGACACGCCGCCCGATGCCGGTCCAGCGCAAGCAGTTCAAAGCCATACCGGCCAGCAGCGGTCCGGCTCCGGCCGTGCCGAACCGGGCTTTGGCCATCCCGGAGAATCCGCATGA
- a CDS encoding cell division protein FtsX, whose amino-acid sequence MNAWLRQHRYALLGTLRRLIKQPFSSLANLLVMALALALPLLGSAILVSVQPVAREMSVTPEVTVFMRVDAPAGAAADVAKRIQDEHQQDVRAVRVVGREAALADLRANPAWQQALAVLPGNPLPDAVVVTLADGDDLAGRAGKLAQTWKQWNHVDLVQLDSAWVQRLEAILRFARIGLGFLAACVAVVVLATVFNTVRMQALSQREEIAVARLVGATESFVRRPFLYLGALSGAVASLLAIGVAAIALSPLNDALLGLARSYGAEFALHLPGASVLISAVVASAALGALSARWSVTRSTRF is encoded by the coding sequence ATGAACGCCTGGCTGCGGCAACACCGCTATGCGCTTCTGGGCACGTTGCGCCGGCTGATCAAGCAACCGTTTTCGTCACTGGCCAACCTGTTGGTGATGGCCCTGGCTTTGGCCCTGCCGCTATTGGGCAGCGCCATCCTGGTCTCCGTGCAGCCGGTGGCGCGCGAAATGTCCGTCACCCCCGAAGTAACGGTCTTTATGCGCGTGGATGCCCCAGCGGGCGCCGCCGCGGACGTGGCCAAACGAATTCAGGACGAACACCAGCAGGACGTTCGTGCGGTCCGCGTCGTGGGGCGTGAAGCCGCCTTGGCGGATCTGCGGGCCAATCCGGCGTGGCAGCAGGCGCTGGCCGTACTGCCGGGCAACCCGCTGCCCGACGCAGTGGTGGTCACGCTGGCCGACGGCGACGACTTGGCCGGACGCGCCGGAAAGCTCGCGCAAACGTGGAAGCAATGGAACCACGTTGATCTGGTGCAACTGGACAGCGCCTGGGTGCAACGCCTGGAAGCCATTCTGCGTTTTGCCCGCATCGGTCTCGGATTTTTGGCTGCCTGCGTCGCGGTTGTCGTGCTGGCCACGGTGTTCAACACCGTGCGCATGCAGGCGCTTTCGCAACGGGAAGAAATCGCCGTCGCCCGTCTGGTGGGCGCCACCGAGTCTTTCGTACGCCGCCCTTTCCTGTACTTGGGCGCGCTGTCTGGCGCCGTGGCCTCGCTGCTGGCAATCGGGGTGGCAGCCATTGCGCTGTCTCCGCTGAATGACGCGCTGCTGGGGCTGGCCCGAAGCTACGGCGCGGAATTCGCGCTGCACCTGCCCGGCGCATCGGTGCTGATCAGCGCCGTCGTGGCCTCTGCCGCCCTGGGCGCGCTGTCGGCCAGGTGGTCCGTCACGCGCAGCACCCGCTTCTAA
- a CDS encoding amino acid ABC transporter substrate-binding protein: MKVLKLAAIGAALFAASSAANAGATFDNVKKKGFVQCGVSTGIPGFSIADSKGEYKGIDVDLCRAIASTMFGDATKVKFTPLNTQQRFTALQSGEVDVLTRNTTVTLTRDTTLGLIGVGVNYYDSQGVMVSKDLNVKSAKELNGATICVQPGTTTELNLADWFRGQKIEFKPVVIDKYDEIIRAFSAGRCDAFTTDKSQLASTRTTLENPDKFVILPEDFSKEPLGPLVRQGDEQWFNVVRWSLNAMLEAEEYGITKANVEEMTKSPNPNIQRILGVTPGMGKNLGVDDKWAFNIIKNVGNYGESFENTLGKNSAMKLERGLNASYKQGGLMYGWPVR, from the coding sequence ATGAAAGTACTGAAACTCGCTGCTATTGGCGCTGCATTGTTTGCTGCCTCCTCGGCAGCCAATGCGGGCGCGACCTTCGATAACGTCAAGAAGAAAGGGTTTGTCCAATGCGGGGTTTCGACCGGCATTCCGGGTTTCTCCATTGCGGATAGCAAGGGTGAGTACAAGGGCATCGACGTGGACCTGTGCCGCGCTATCGCGTCCACCATGTTTGGCGATGCCACCAAGGTCAAGTTCACCCCGTTGAACACGCAACAACGTTTCACCGCGCTGCAATCCGGCGAAGTGGACGTGCTGACCCGCAACACCACTGTCACGCTCACGCGCGACACGACGCTGGGCCTGATCGGCGTGGGCGTGAACTACTACGACAGCCAAGGCGTCATGGTCTCCAAGGACCTGAACGTCAAGAGCGCCAAGGAGCTGAACGGCGCCACCATCTGCGTGCAGCCGGGCACCACCACCGAGCTGAACCTGGCTGACTGGTTCCGTGGCCAAAAGATTGAATTCAAGCCCGTCGTGATCGACAAGTACGACGAAATCATCCGCGCCTTCTCGGCCGGCCGCTGCGACGCCTTCACGACCGACAAGTCGCAATTGGCCTCGACCCGCACGACGCTGGAAAATCCGGACAAGTTCGTCATCCTGCCGGAAGACTTCTCCAAAGAGCCGTTGGGTCCCTTGGTCCGCCAGGGCGACGAGCAATGGTTCAACGTGGTCCGCTGGTCGCTGAACGCCATGCTCGAAGCCGAGGAATACGGCATCACCAAGGCTAACGTCGAAGAAATGACCAAGAGCCCCAACCCCAACATTCAGCGCATCCTGGGCGTGACCCCGGGCATGGGCAAGAACCTGGGCGTTGACGACAAGTGGGCATTCAACATCATCAAGAACGTGGGCAACTACGGTGAAAGCTTCGAAAACACGCTGGGCAAGAACAGCGCGATGAAGCTGGAGCGTGGCTTGAATGCGTCGTACAAGCAAGGCGGTTTGATGTACGGCTGGCCGGTGCGTTAA
- the cheD gene encoding chemoreceptor glutamine deamidase CheD: protein MAARLEARATRHYFDSAFQCQAVKVLPNEYYVTNEDLMISTVLGSCVAACIHDPVTGVGGMNHFMLPEGDMQSPASATMRYGAFAMEVLINELLKAGAVRERLVAKVFGGGAVLSAMQQMNIGERNGEFVLNYLKTEGIPVKGQDLGDVHARRINYFPRDGRVMVRKMAPHHQRAEEIIAKREQAAAQSVQAKTQSPPRVERFNRPGVERFDRPGVERLDRPGVERFDRPARPGVERFDTALSRLRKSENAGS, encoded by the coding sequence ATGGCCGCCCGTCTTGAAGCCCGTGCAACGCGCCACTATTTCGATAGCGCGTTCCAATGTCAGGCGGTGAAAGTGCTCCCCAACGAGTACTACGTCACCAATGAAGACCTGATGATCTCGACCGTACTCGGGTCGTGTGTCGCCGCCTGCATCCACGATCCCGTGACCGGTGTGGGTGGCATGAACCATTTCATGTTGCCCGAAGGCGACATGCAGTCGCCGGCCTCGGCCACGATGCGCTACGGCGCATTTGCGATGGAAGTCCTGATCAACGAATTGCTGAAGGCGGGCGCCGTGCGCGAACGCCTGGTCGCCAAGGTGTTCGGCGGCGGCGCGGTATTGAGCGCCATGCAGCAGATGAACATCGGCGAACGCAACGGCGAATTCGTCCTGAACTACCTGAAGACCGAAGGCATTCCGGTCAAGGGGCAGGACCTGGGCGACGTGCATGCGCGCCGCATCAACTATTTTCCGCGCGACGGCCGGGTAATGGTCCGCAAGATGGCCCCGCACCATCAGCGCGCTGAAGAAATCATTGCCAAGCGTGAACAGGCCGCTGCGCAAAGCGTGCAGGCTAAAACGCAAAGCCCGCCGCGCGTCGAACGGTTCAACCGGCCCGGGGTGGAACGCTTTGACCGCCCCGGCGTGGAGCGGCTTGACCGGCCGGGCGTAGAACGCTTTGATCGTCCTGCGCGTCCCGGCGTGGAACGCTTTGACACCGCGCTCAGCCGCCTGCGCAAGTCGGAAAACGCCGGCAGCTGA
- a CDS encoding M24 family metallopeptidase, whose translation MTMLPTPASERVGPAFSVDGMLTARNKTRQAIADVAAQIRPGMVEEDAVQLAKQTLIDSGMALSWHPTRVRFGANTMKPMRQPSEPGVVLGEHDIFFLDIAPRLDAWEGDGGKSFTVGANEDHARCARDAEALFHDVRGVWQREGLSGQALYAYADRQARALGWELNFDLPGHRVSDFPHAAIHTGSLADLQTRPSEMRWILEIHLRDPQGRFGAFFEDMLLGNEHYV comes from the coding sequence ATGACGATGCTTCCTACCCCTGCCAGCGAGCGCGTGGGCCCCGCCTTTTCCGTGGATGGGATGCTTACCGCCCGCAACAAGACACGGCAGGCCATCGCTGATGTCGCCGCACAGATCCGGCCAGGCATGGTCGAAGAGGATGCAGTTCAATTGGCCAAGCAAACCCTGATCGACTCGGGCATGGCACTCAGCTGGCATCCTACCCGCGTGCGATTTGGCGCCAACACCATGAAACCCATGCGCCAGCCGTCAGAACCAGGCGTGGTGCTGGGCGAACATGACATCTTCTTTTTGGATATCGCACCCCGGCTGGACGCCTGGGAAGGCGACGGAGGTAAATCCTTTACCGTGGGCGCCAACGAGGACCACGCTCGCTGTGCGCGCGACGCGGAAGCCTTGTTTCACGACGTGCGGGGCGTATGGCAGCGCGAGGGGTTAAGCGGCCAGGCGCTTTACGCCTATGCCGACCGTCAGGCCCGCGCATTGGGCTGGGAACTGAACTTCGACTTGCCCGGCCATCGCGTGTCGGACTTTCCCCATGCGGCCATCCACACAGGTTCACTGGCCGACCTGCAAACCCGGCCATCCGAAATGCGCTGGATTCTGGAAATTCACCTGCGCGACCCGCAAGGCCGCTTCGGCGCGTTCTTTGAGGACATGCTGCTGGGCAACGAGCACTACGTGTAA
- a CDS encoding GlxA family transcriptional regulator, protein MKTVAIVVFPGVQSLDVSGPLDVFAEANRFLLPAQHYRLELIGLTRGAVACSNGMVLVPQRYYADVADTPDLLLAAGGPALPGHDESNETLAWLRGMCARAPRYGSICNGTFLLARAGLLQGATVTTHWNDAPALAARYPSLHIEADRLYIQDGRLHTSAGVTAGIDLALYLLAQDHGPEVALNVAKRLVVFTQRAGGQSQFSPFLTPFVEETSPVALVQQYVLAHLDADLGLAGLAAVANMSLRNFSRVFLRDAGVTPAEFVESARVDAARARLEREARPLKTVAYECGFRDARHLREVFTRRLGVSPSQYRASFGF, encoded by the coding sequence ATGAAAACCGTCGCCATTGTTGTGTTTCCCGGAGTGCAGTCCCTGGACGTCAGCGGACCGCTGGATGTGTTCGCCGAAGCCAACCGTTTTTTGCTGCCCGCGCAACACTACCGGCTGGAACTGATAGGCCTGACGCGGGGGGCGGTTGCCTGTTCCAACGGTATGGTCCTGGTGCCGCAACGCTACTACGCCGACGTGGCGGACACGCCCGATCTGCTGCTTGCGGCGGGCGGGCCGGCATTGCCGGGGCATGATGAATCGAACGAGACCTTGGCGTGGTTGCGCGGCATGTGCGCCCGGGCGCCGCGTTACGGCTCGATCTGCAACGGTACCTTCCTGCTTGCGCGTGCCGGCTTGCTGCAAGGCGCCACGGTGACGACGCATTGGAATGACGCGCCAGCGCTGGCGGCGCGGTATCCGTCTCTGCACATTGAGGCCGACCGGCTCTACATTCAGGATGGCCGGCTGCATACCTCTGCCGGGGTAACGGCGGGCATCGATCTGGCACTGTATCTGCTGGCGCAGGACCATGGTCCGGAGGTCGCCCTGAATGTCGCCAAACGCTTGGTTGTGTTTACGCAGCGCGCTGGGGGGCAGTCTCAGTTCAGTCCGTTTCTGACGCCTTTTGTAGAAGAAACGTCGCCCGTTGCTCTGGTGCAGCAATATGTGCTGGCCCACCTGGACGCAGACTTGGGCTTGGCCGGGCTGGCAGCGGTGGCCAACATGAGCCTGCGCAATTTTTCGCGTGTCTTTCTGCGCGATGCGGGCGTGACGCCGGCCGAATTCGTGGAAAGCGCAAGAGTGGACGCGGCGCGCGCGCGTCTGGAACGCGAGGCGCGGCCCCTAAAGACCGTGGCTTACGAGTGCGGTTTTCGTGACGCGCGTCATCTGCGCGAAGTCTTTACCCGCCGGCTGGGCGTATCGCCCAGCCAGTACCGCGCCAGTTTTGGTTTCTGA
- a CDS encoding SDR family NAD(P)-dependent oxidoreductase — MISFEGQVAVITGAGNGIGLATARLMAAHGARLVLTDINSARLDEISAELDPSGQRIYTHALDVSVSHDCERVFEAAAKHFGGLDHLVHCAGIYPEQLVKDTSDEAWRTLMRVNLDGTFYVCRAAQRHLRHNGSIVLLTSLAAQRGSYAHAAYSASKGAVQSFTRSLALELAPQIRVNAVAPGIIATSMTHDLIGQKGAQLLESTPLRRFGTAEEIAGSIAFLCSPLAGFVTGEVMQVNGGIYIA; from the coding sequence ATGATTTCATTTGAAGGACAGGTCGCCGTGATCACCGGCGCAGGCAACGGTATTGGTCTGGCGACCGCCCGGCTGATGGCCGCCCACGGCGCCCGGCTGGTGCTGACCGACATCAATAGCGCGCGTCTGGACGAAATTTCGGCGGAGCTCGACCCCAGCGGGCAGCGCATCTATACCCATGCGCTGGACGTGTCGGTGTCGCATGATTGCGAACGTGTGTTCGAGGCCGCGGCCAAGCACTTTGGCGGGCTGGATCACCTGGTGCATTGCGCCGGCATCTACCCGGAACAACTGGTCAAAGACACCAGCGACGAAGCCTGGCGCACGCTGATGCGCGTAAACCTGGACGGCACGTTCTACGTCTGCCGCGCCGCGCAACGTCATCTGCGCCACAACGGGTCCATCGTGCTGCTGACGTCCCTGGCCGCGCAGCGCGGCAGTTATGCGCACGCCGCGTATTCGGCGTCCAAGGGCGCGGTGCAGAGCTTCACGCGCAGTCTGGCGCTGGAATTGGCGCCGCAGATCCGCGTGAACGCGGTGGCGCCGGGCATTATTGCCACATCGATGACGCATGACCTGATCGGCCAAAAGGGTGCGCAGCTGCTGGAAAGCACGCCGCTGCGCCGTTTCGGCACGGCAGAGGAAATCGCCGGGTCGATCGCGTTCCTGTGCTCGCCGTTGGCGGGTTTCGTGACGGGAGAAGTCATGCAGGTCAACGGCGGCATCTACATCGCTTGA